One genomic window of Verrucomicrobiia bacterium includes the following:
- a CDS encoding YidC/Oxa1 family membrane protein insertase produces MLEILRVLIYYPLINLLTLIIWAVPGHYAAVGIVLLTLLVRFILLIPSKKAAQTQRKMQQIAPLAAELKQEYGDDKQGFAMAQMELYKKNDINPFGNCITLLIQIPVLITLYYSIRFGLTPDNPHLYAWLPRPEFINNNFFGINLIAPDKTYVLPVLAALMQYVQARLMMPATPVAPNPDGTPDPNAMTQKIMQYFLPATTLLFALSFPAGVALYWVVSTAFQVVQQFYVNKEKYAITGVDAALKEADAEHPEHKPRSPRVMDQIKEQTSTNTKAGVTVTVRKKSK; encoded by the coding sequence ATGCTCGAAATTCTCCGCGTTCTCATCTACTACCCGCTCATTAACCTGCTGACGCTCATTATTTGGGCAGTCCCTGGTCATTATGCGGCAGTAGGAATTGTGCTACTGACCCTTTTGGTGCGCTTCATCCTCCTCATCCCCTCCAAGAAAGCGGCACAGACGCAGCGGAAAATGCAGCAGATTGCCCCATTGGCTGCCGAGCTTAAGCAGGAATATGGCGATGACAAGCAGGGCTTTGCCATGGCGCAGATGGAGCTCTATAAGAAGAACGACATCAACCCATTCGGGAACTGCATTACGCTCCTTATCCAGATCCCTGTTCTTATTACCCTCTACTACTCAATCCGGTTTGGACTGACCCCAGACAACCCACACTTGTACGCCTGGTTGCCTCGTCCAGAGTTCATTAACAACAACTTCTTTGGCATCAACCTGATTGCCCCGGACAAGACATACGTACTGCCGGTCCTTGCTGCACTCATGCAGTACGTCCAAGCCAGGCTTATGATGCCGGCTACCCCAGTGGCACCTAACCCAGATGGTACTCCTGATCCAAATGCGATGACGCAGAAGATCATGCAGTACTTCCTGCCTGCGACCACCCTGCTTTTTGCCTTGAGTTTCCCAGCTGGTGTCGCCCTCTACTGGGTAGTAAGCACCGCTTTCCAGGTTGTTCAGCAGTTCTATGTGAACAAAGAGAAATACGCCATCACCGGTGTGGATGCTGCCCTTAAGGAAGCTGATGCCGAACACCCTGAGCACAAGCCACGCTCCCCGCGGGTAATGGATCAGATCAAGGAGCAGACTTCTACCAATACAAAAGCCGGCGTGACGGTGACGGTGCGGAAGAAAAGTAAATAA
- the yidD gene encoding membrane protein insertion efficiency factor YidD: MSPRTVALALIRWYQQVWSPDHSPRKSQYPLGYCRFTPSCSEYGYQAIERYGILKGGILALWRIIRCNPWNRGGHDPLP; this comes from the coding sequence TACTGTCGCGCTAGCACTCATCCGTTGGTACCAGCAGGTATGGTCGCCAGACCACAGCCCGCGTAAGTCCCAGTACCCCCTGGGCTACTGTAGGTTTACCCCTTCCTGCAGTGAATACGGCTACCAAGCAATCGAACGCTACGGTATCCTAAAGGGTGGTATTCTTGCTCTCTGGCGGATAATCCGCTGTAATCCATGGAACCGGGGCGGTCACGACCCCCTTCCCTAA